From the genome of Acropora palmata chromosome 4, jaAcrPala1.3, whole genome shotgun sequence, one region includes:
- the LOC141878536 gene encoding uncharacterized protein LOC141878536, with protein sequence MKKLLETISKQQGTDNQEPTTAKRTSIRQSPTTSTTYEHVCLFCEKKSKYLKGTRNREPLVQCRDLHADHSVRKSAMKKKDSRILAIASREIVAAEACYHRTCYKGYTRAEASPTIAFDGCGELLELLEDEYTNLESEAYQMLYDYIRSDVLANEKIVRLTELTELLASYLTSLDVEEIKLSTKKHVRRNLQAEFGDVLLFENLLETASVFIVPANLSPLQVAKYITTILLEKQDNASQSSRSANRHQAAIDIRKAIQSTGHKMSWPPRPSDLAESAMNVPKELDSFLQTLMTGKKDRPDKDCHPRVQRLMKSFAQDLMFGVSRGKIKPPKQILLPYAVKTLTNDVELIQMLNRCGHGIAYSQLEEINTDLCLQKMASTSEIQLPDNIQPHVSTTLAWDNIDRLEETLSGEGTSHRVNGIAAQARHFGPQLPPEPSTHIVKTKKRSVEALDTENLPNYNAGDRCGPHSRTFVEVNCQEALENARRKNLLWVLVRLHAEARQKVSGWTGFNISVRNEVEVRQDSVGYLPTINTPATNMSTVHEVLMRSVKIKDTLQLKSIVVVLDQALYAKATEIVSKYPNIFKGIVLRMGAFHTICTLLSILGKRFQDAGLRDICIECGVIAEGSVSGVLDGRRYNRSVRFHKLMYEAPQRLAWKGLQSWVEKFPDQNLSVQQFFNGLIPLYNDLCQQEFDAVTKRQPYSEFVLPYDKYLDHLRNSNGKLSNFWMSYLDIVEILLNLLRASREGHSELHLSAIRKMIPWCFAHNNLNYAHYLSAYVSEMSHLEEEHPEAFKYLRSGGFSVQIGEGNPFGKVPVDQACEETVNRDTQTAGGTKGFSLKAGAVSKYYLVAEYRSIFLRLMKDMLHLNKSNFHHTDLHSTRIVRDETDVKSLVAMLQSH encoded by the coding sequence AAAAGAAGAGTAAGTATCTTAAGGGAACAAGAAATCGGGAACCCTTGGTACAATGCAGAGATTTGCATGCAGATCACTCAGTTCGAAAAtcagcaatgaaaaagaaagacagcAGGATTCTCGCAATTGCGTCCCGTGAAATCGTAGCAGCTGAAGCTTGTTACCACAGGACATGCTACAAGGGCTATACAAGGGCAGAGGCAAGTCCCACTATAGCTTTCGATGGCTGTGGTGAATTGCTAGAATTGCTAGAAGATGAGTATACTAATCTCGAGTCAGAAGCTTACCAGATGCTTTACGATTACATCAGATCGGACGTCCTTGCAAACGAGAAAATAGTCAGATTGACCGAGCTGACAGAACTTCTTGCATCGTATCTCACGTCTTTGGATGTTGAAGAAATCAAGTTATCCACAAAGAAGCACGTCAGACGGAATCTCCAAGCAGAATTTGGCGATGTCCTcctctttgaaaatttgttagAAACCGCCAGTGTCTTCATAGTTCCTGCCAATTTGTCACCACTTCAGGTAGCCAAATACATAACAACCATTCTTCTGGAAAAACAGGACAATGCAAGCCAGTCTTCTCGGAGCGCAAACAGACACCAGGCTGCTATTGACATTCGCAAAGCTATTCAAAGCACAGGGCACAAGATGTCATGGCCTCCACGCCCATCAGATCTCGCCGAGAGTGCAATGAATGTTCCTAAAGAGCTGGATTCGTTCTTGCAAACATTaatgactggaaaaaaagATAGGCCAGATAAGGACTGTCATCCAAGAGTGCAGAGGTTGATGAAATCCTTCGCCCAAGATCTGATGTTTGGAGTAAGCAGAGGAAAGATTAAGCCACCCAAACAGATCCTTCTTCCCTATGCTGTGAAAACCCTGACAAATGACGTTGAACTCATCCAAATGCTTAATCGTTGTGGCCACGGAATCGCCTATTCCCAGCTTGAAGAAATCAACACTGACCTGTGCCTTCAGAAAATGGCATCAACAAGTGAAATCCAATTGCCAGATAACATCCAGCCTCATGTTAGCACTACTTTGGCATGGGATAACATTGACCGCCTAGAGGAAACGTTATCGGGTGAAGGAACATCGCACAGAGTAAATGGAATAGCGGCGCAGGCGAGGCATTTCGGACCACAACTTCCCCCGGAACCATCAACGCACATAGTTAAGACCAAAAAGAGGAGTGTCGAGGCTCTGGATACAGAAAATCTTCCCAATTACAATGCAGGAGACCGTTGCGGACCTCATTCTAGAACATTTGTAGAAGTTAACTGCCAAGAAGCACTTGAAAACGCACGAAGAAAAAACCTTCTATGGGTCTTAGTGCGACTACATGCAGAGGCCAGGCAGAAAGTGAGTGGGTGGACTGGTTTCAATATATCGGTGCGCAATGAAGTTGAAGTTCGTCAAGACAGTGTAGGGTATCTTCCCACAATCAACACACCTGCAACCAACATGTCAACCGTCCATGAAGTTTTGATGCGCTCTGTTAAGATCAAGGATACGCTTCAACTGAAAAGCATAGTGGTTGTGCTTGATCAAGCCCTTTATGCCAAGGCAACTGAGATTGTGTCGAAATACCCTAACATATTTAAAGGCATTGTACTGAGAATGGGAGCATTTCACACAATCTGCACGCTGTTATCTATACTTGGAAAGCGCTTTCAAGATGCAGGCCTAAGGGACATTTGTATCGAGTGTGGAGTGATCGCAGAGGGATCTGTTTCTGGTGTTCTTGATGGACGCAGATACAACCGTTCCGTTAGATTTCACAAGCTAATGTATGAAGCCCCGCAGAGACTTGCTTGGAAAGGACTTCAGTCATGGGTCGAAAAATTCCCTGACCAGAATTTGTCCGTGCAACAGTTCTTCAATGGCCTAATCCCACTGTATAATGATTTATGTCAACAAGAATTCGATGCAGTCACGAAAAGGCAACCATACTCAGAGTTCGTTCTTCCTTACGACAAGTACCTGGACCACCTTCGCAACAGTAATGGGAAGCTGTCTAACTTCTGGATGTCTTATCTTGACATCGTGGAGATTCTTCTGAATTTGCTGAGAGCATCCAGAGAGGGGCACTCGGAGCTACATCTGTCAGCCATTAGGAAAATGATTCCCTGGTGTTTTGCTCACAATAATCTTAACTATGCTCACTACTTGTCGGCATATGTTTCTGAGATGTCTCACTTGGAAGAAGAACACCCAGAAGCTTTCAAATATCTCAGATCTGGAGGATTTTCAGTCCAGATAGGGGAGGGCAATCCCTTTGGAAAAGTTCCTGTCGACCAGGCATGTGAAGAAACTGTAAATAGAGACACACAGACGGCGGGCGGCACCAAAGGATTCAGCCTGAAAGCGGGAGCCGTGAGCAAGTATTATCTTGTTGCTGAATACCGCAGTATCTTCCTGAGGCTGATGAAGGACATGCTACActtaaataaatcaaatttcCATCACACCGATCTCCACAGCACCAGAATTGTCCGAGATGAGACGGATGTTAAGTCCCTGGTAGCAATGCTCCAAAGTCACTGA